A DNA window from Sporosarcina sp. ANT_H38 contains the following coding sequences:
- a CDS encoding DUF1444 domain-containing protein, translating to MNSAQLVELLKEHLPSEHFKWRFDRKTDKVRLEHSVLKKGMDISLPEILVKYEQKKEAAINEIVYTIGETFKAMEKEQLKGFSVENTIYPVIRSSSFPGKSAAGHHFLTKEHTAETRIYYALDLGTTYRLIDESMLENLGMTEQEITESALFRVRALPTAMKKDEVSGNIYYFINNNDGYDASRILNSAFLKEMEGKIEGHMTVSVPHQDVLIIGDIRNDTGYDVLAQMAMHFFTTGSVPVTSLSFIYEDGKLEPIFIMAKNRLARREGKKK from the coding sequence ATGAATTCTGCGCAGCTTGTTGAACTATTAAAAGAGCATCTTCCGTCCGAGCATTTCAAGTGGCGGTTTGATCGGAAAACAGATAAGGTTCGTTTAGAGCATTCGGTTCTGAAAAAAGGAATGGATATTTCGCTACCTGAAATTCTTGTGAAGTATGAACAGAAAAAAGAAGCTGCAATAAATGAAATAGTCTACACAATCGGTGAGACATTCAAAGCAATGGAAAAGGAGCAATTGAAAGGGTTTTCTGTTGAAAACACTATTTATCCAGTAATTAGGTCCTCATCATTTCCCGGGAAGTCTGCAGCCGGACATCATTTTCTTACGAAGGAACACACAGCTGAAACACGTATCTATTACGCACTTGACCTTGGAACGACCTATCGGTTAATTGATGAAAGTATGCTGGAGAACCTTGGAATGACTGAACAGGAGATAACAGAGTCTGCGTTATTCCGTGTAAGAGCATTACCGACTGCGATGAAGAAGGATGAAGTGTCGGGTAATATATATTACTTTATCAACAATAACGACGGTTATGATGCGAGTAGAATATTAAACAGCGCATTCTTGAAAGAGATGGAAGGCAAGATTGAGGGGCATATGACCGTCTCAGTCCCTCACCAAGATGTGCTTATTATTGGTGATATTAGGAATGATACAGGGTACGATGTACTTGCTCAGATGGCTATGCATTTCTTTACGACAGGCTCTGTACCGGTTACATCATTGTCATTCATATATGAAGATGGAAAACTGGAACCAATTTTTATCATGGCGAAAAATCGTTTGGCAAGAAGGGAAGGAAAGAAAAAATGA
- the ytpR gene encoding YtpR family tRNA-binding protein yields the protein MNVFYNLNGVGDVLLVQIATTGPEAIITKSYGDVTLIHDEVTGELAAINLFNASSYIKVEAAGEVEMTEEVVSQLQEALLKNGAEIKLDVDITPKFVVGHILTKEKHPNADKLSVCIVDVGSETVQIVCGAPNVDAGQKIVVAKVGAVMPSGMVIRDAELRGVPSAGMICSAKELGLPNAPEEKGILVLDDQAIVGEIFTK from the coding sequence ATGAACGTGTTTTATAACTTAAATGGTGTTGGAGATGTATTGCTTGTACAAATTGCAACTACAGGTCCAGAAGCCATCATAACTAAATCATATGGAGATGTTACGTTAATCCATGACGAAGTGACCGGAGAATTGGCTGCTATTAACCTTTTTAATGCATCATCTTACATCAAAGTCGAAGCGGCGGGAGAAGTTGAGATGACTGAAGAAGTGGTTAGCCAACTACAAGAAGCACTTCTGAAGAATGGTGCTGAGATCAAACTTGACGTAGATATTACACCGAAATTCGTTGTAGGACATATTCTTACAAAAGAAAAGCATCCGAATGCTGATAAATTAAGTGTCTGTATAGTCGATGTAGGCAGCGAAACTGTTCAAATAGTTTGCGGTGCACCAAACGTAGATGCAGGACAGAAGATTGTTGTCGCAAAAGTAGGAGCTGTTATGCCTTCAGGGATGGTTATTCGTGATGCAGAACTGCGAGGAGTTCCATCAGCCGGAATGATTTGTTCAGCTAAAGAACTTGGTTTGCCTAACGCGCCCGAAGAAAAGGGGATTTTAGTGCTAGACGACCAGGCAATTGTAGGGGAAATATTCACTAAGTAA